From a single Sander vitreus isolate 19-12246 chromosome 4, sanVit1, whole genome shotgun sequence genomic region:
- the nmur3 gene encoding neuromedin-U receptor 2, whose amino-acid sequence MELSLQGSSSNASKLFHDYSMPLNATGNYTNDQFTEANLVQILGPKRSPFFLPVTTVYLLIFLTGLSGNLLTCAVIAKNKKMRNPTNFYLVSLAVSDLLMLLFGMPLEIYDLWQNYPFPFGEGGCYFKTFLFETVCFASILNVTALSVERYIAVLHPLKTRYLSTNQHAKRVITILWMVAMICAIPNTSLHGIFYLPERMEESAICTVLKPLWIYNMVMQITTVCFYFVPMMVISMLYLVMGLHLCRERRQPSGNLGKTVQRKISANGRRRQINKMLSIVVAVFGICWAPFHIDRLLWSSISQWTDLMHNIYQYVHILSGVFFYLSSAVNPIIYSLLSTRFREGFRELVCSQTEDNSSVRDSPPYPKILLEPSVSSARAQAESKDSNAFIPLLTPNLTLSMDTAILTRACKETACKTSVF is encoded by the exons ATGGAGCTCTCTTTGCAGGGCTCCTCTTCAAATGCATCAAAACTGTTCCACGACTACAGCATGCCCCTAAATGCCACTGGGAATTACACCAACGACCAGTTCACTGAAGCCAACCTTGTTCAAATCCTGGGTCCAAAACGATCTCCCTTCTTCCTCCCCGTGACCACTGTTTACCTTCTCATCTTCCTCACCGGCCTGTCTGGGAATCTGCTCACATGTGCAGTGATAGCCAAGAACAAGAAGATGCGAAACCCCACCAACTTCTACCTGGTGAGCCTGGCTGTGTCGGACCTCCTGATGCTGTTGTTCGGGATGCCTCTGGAGATCTACGACCTGTGGCAGAACTACCCGTTCCCTTTTGGCGAGGGCGGCTGCTACTTCAAGACCTTCCTTTTCGAGACGGTCTGCTTCGCCTCAATCCTCAATGTCACAGCGCTGAGCGTGGAGAGGTATATAGCTGTTTTGCACCCACTCAAAACACGTTACCTGTCGACTAACCAGCACGCCAAGCGGGTCATCACCATCTTGTGGATGGTGGCGATGATCTGTGCCATCCCCAACACCTCCCTGCACGGCATCTTCTACCTGCCAGAGAGAATGGAGGAGTCGGCCATATGCACCGTGCTGAAGCCCCTGTGGATCTACAACATGGTCATGCAGATCACCACTGTGTGCTTCTATTTCGTGCCCATGATGGTGATTAGCATGCTGTACCTGGTGATGGGTCTTCATCTGTGCAGAGAAAGGCGGCAGCCCAGCGGCAACCTGGGAAAGACCGTTCAAAGGAAGATCAGTGCGAACGGGCGCAGGAGACAGATCAACAAGATGCTCT CGATCGTTGTGGCGGTGTTTGGAATCTGCTGGGCACCCTTTCACATCGACAGGCTCCTGTGGAGTTCCATTAGCCAGTGGACTGATTTGATGCACAACATCTATCAATACGTCCACATCCTGTCGGGCGTCTTCTTCTACCTCAGCTCAGCAGTCAACCCCATCATCTACAGCCTGCTCTCCACACGGTTCAGGGAAGGTTTCCGAGAACTCGTTTGCTCCCAGACGGAGGATAACAGCTCTGTCAGAGACTCACCGCCATACCCTAAGATTTTACTGGAACCCTCTGTGTCAAGTGCCAGAGCTCAGGCTGAGAGTAAGGACTCCAATGCTTTTATTCCCTTGTTGACTCCTAACCTGACACTGAGCATGGACACTGCAATCCTCACACGGGCATGTAAAGAGACGGCCTGCAAGACTTCTGTGTTCTAA